One segment of Candidatus Methylomirabilota bacterium DNA contains the following:
- a CDS encoding sigma-54 dependent transcriptional regulator yields MDSVLVIDDDQAIRLLLTRLLAREPIEVQTAEGGGAGLRMADEVGPDVVLVDLRLPDLDGLSVLEALKARHADAAVIMMTAFGQIENAVEAMRRGATDFLEKPFTHPDKLRFSIRRALEGVKARRELSRLHQVQAGRNTADQLIGESEATRRLRELVRQVARSEASTILIQGESGTGKELVAKALHYESARREFPFLGVNCGAITETLFESELFGHEKGAFTDARAMRKGLMELADRGTLFLDEVGEMALGSQVKLLRCLQERVVRRVGGTRDIKVDVKVVAATNRPLEALARDGRFREDLFYRLNVIPITVQPLRERREDILPLARHFLAESGRPLDKTNREFSHDTEGLMLGYSWPGNVRELRNFVERLVILGTSGPADPSRMPTPFGTAPDPAARSGTAGTLKPLAEIELAYVREVLGAVNGNRSAAARILGITRQTLRKKLGDIEANTK; encoded by the coding sequence ATGGACAGCGTCCTCGTCATCGACGACGACCAGGCCATCCGGCTGTTGCTCACCCGGCTGCTCGCCAGGGAGCCGATCGAGGTCCAGACGGCGGAAGGAGGAGGGGCAGGCCTGCGAATGGCCGACGAGGTCGGCCCGGATGTCGTTCTGGTCGACCTCCGGCTCCCCGACCTCGACGGCCTCAGCGTGCTGGAAGCGCTGAAGGCCCGGCACGCCGACGCCGCCGTGATCATGATGACGGCGTTCGGGCAGATCGAGAACGCCGTGGAGGCGATGAGGCGGGGCGCGACGGACTTTCTGGAGAAGCCCTTCACGCATCCCGACAAGCTCCGGTTCAGCATCCGGCGCGCTCTGGAGGGGGTGAAGGCCCGTCGCGAGCTGAGCCGTCTGCATCAGGTCCAGGCCGGCAGGAACACTGCCGATCAGCTCATCGGCGAATCCGAAGCCACGCGGCGCCTGCGCGAGCTCGTGCGCCAGGTCGCGCGGAGCGAGGCGAGCACGATTCTGATCCAGGGCGAGAGCGGAACCGGCAAAGAGCTGGTCGCCAAGGCGCTGCACTACGAGAGCGCCCGGCGCGAGTTCCCCTTCCTGGGGGTCAACTGCGGGGCGATCACCGAGACGCTCTTCGAGAGCGAGCTGTTCGGTCACGAGAAGGGCGCCTTCACGGACGCGCGCGCCATGCGCAAGGGCCTGATGGAGCTGGCGGATCGGGGCACCCTCTTTCTCGACGAGGTCGGCGAGATGGCGCTCGGCAGCCAGGTCAAGCTGCTGCGCTGCCTCCAGGAGCGGGTCGTTCGGCGGGTGGGCGGGACGCGCGACATCAAGGTCGATGTCAAGGTGGTCGCGGCCACCAACCGCCCCCTCGAGGCGCTCGCTCGCGACGGCCGGTTCCGCGAGGATCTCTTCTACCGCCTCAACGTGATTCCGATCACGGTTCAGCCGCTCAGAGAGCGGCGGGAGGACATCCTGCCCCTGGCCCGCCACTTCCTCGCCGAGTCAGGCCGGCCGCTGGACAAGACGAACAGGGAGTTCTCCCACGACACCGAGGGGCTCATGCTGGGTTATTCCTGGCCCGGCAACGTCCGCGAGCTGCGGAACTTCGTCGAGCGACTGGTGATCCTGGGCACCTCCGGGCCCGCCGACCCGAGCCGCATGCCGACGCCGTTCGGCACCGCGCCGGATCCCGCGGCGCGCTCCGGGACCGCCGGCACGCTCAAGCCCCTGGCCGAGATCGAGCTGGCCTACGTGCGTGAGGTCCTCGGGGCGGTCAACGGCAACCGGAGCGCCGCCGCCAGGATTCTTGGCATCACACGACAAACGTTGCGGAAAAAGCTCGGCGACATCGAGGCCAACACCAAGTAA
- a CDS encoding sensor domain-containing diguanylate cyclase has product MEPLPELTQLLKELIQVGIALTSERDLATLLRRILSEARRFTRAEAGMLFLQDGQHLRLAVCENEPVARRLGDEEMRRRGQPAPLPISPKSLSGYVALTGEVLNIADAYGIPASAPYAFDDSLDRRLGYRTQSALLVPLRDPSEHVMGVLALMNALDDDDHAIPFQLGYETLVRSLASQAAVAIQNVQLQELSFKDALTGVYNRRYFTLRLEEEVRRHARSQEPVSVILIDIDQFKQINDTNGHGAGDKALLEVAGQLLTRYSRRSTVISRYGGDEFAVLLTNTSKTGAVAYARRIQVVLAKHAFAHGQLTVSIGVASLPDDVAEGEDLMRTADRGLYEAKRAGGNRVAAA; this is encoded by the coding sequence ATGGAACCTTTACCCGAGCTCACGCAACTGCTGAAGGAGCTGATCCAGGTCGGCATCGCGCTGACCAGCGAGCGGGATCTGGCGACGCTCCTCAGACGCATCCTTTCGGAGGCGCGCCGGTTCACGCGGGCCGAGGCGGGAATGCTGTTCCTCCAGGACGGGCAGCATCTGCGCCTGGCCGTCTGCGAGAACGAGCCCGTGGCGCGGCGGCTCGGCGACGAGGAGATGCGGCGGCGGGGCCAGCCGGCGCCCCTTCCGATCAGCCCGAAGAGTCTATCGGGCTACGTGGCGCTCACCGGCGAGGTGCTCAACATTGCCGACGCCTACGGGATCCCCGCCAGCGCGCCCTACGCCTTCGACGATTCCCTGGACAGGAGGCTCGGCTACCGAACGCAGTCGGCGCTCCTCGTTCCCCTGCGGGACCCGTCCGAGCACGTCATGGGCGTGCTCGCGCTGATGAACGCCCTCGACGACGACGACCACGCCATCCCCTTCCAACTGGGCTACGAGACGCTCGTGCGCTCGCTGGCGTCGCAGGCGGCCGTGGCCATCCAGAACGTGCAGCTCCAGGAGCTGTCGTTCAAGGACGCGCTGACCGGCGTCTACAACCGCCGCTACTTCACCCTGCGACTCGAGGAGGAGGTCAGGCGGCACGCGCGCTCCCAGGAACCCGTGTCGGTGATCCTCATCGACATCGATCAGTTCAAGCAGATCAACGACACCAACGGCCACGGGGCCGGAGACAAGGCGCTCCTGGAGGTGGCCGGGCAGCTGCTCACCAGATACTCGCGGCGCTCCACGGTGATCAGCCGGTACGGCGGCGACGAGTTCGCCGTGCTGCTGACGAATACGTCCAAGACGGGTGCGGTGGCCTACGCGCGGCGGATCCAGGTCGTCCTGGCCAAGCACGCCTTCGCGCACGGCCAGCTCACCGTGAGCATCGGCGTGGCCTCTCTCCCGGACGACGTCGCCGAGGGCGAGGACCTGATGCGGACGGCCGATCGGGGGCTCTACGAGGCCAAGCGGGCCGGCGGCAACCGAGTCGCCGCCGCATGA
- a CDS encoding zinc ribbon domain-containing protein, translating to MKSRKSRRYKRCPKCLAMLRPSAEFCPQCGTNMPIGFPHNPRVAAEAVKAIMQLNTAAPDTRPIPAQPQGEYLVVVARDRRDLYDYLSQKFSGEPGIRVVQERRTGDRRRSERTSPLERRRRDRRSRPLVDAELRRFGFAIVNLLD from the coding sequence ATGAAGTCGAGGAAATCCCGCCGCTACAAACGCTGCCCGAAGTGTCTGGCGATGCTTCGGCCCAGCGCCGAGTTCTGTCCGCAGTGTGGAACGAACATGCCGATCGGCTTCCCTCACAACCCGCGCGTGGCCGCGGAGGCCGTGAAGGCGATCATGCAGCTGAACACGGCCGCCCCGGACACACGCCCGATCCCCGCGCAGCCCCAGGGCGAGTATCTGGTCGTGGTGGCACGTGACCGCCGCGATCTCTATGACTACCTGAGCCAGAAATTTTCCGGCGAGCCTGGCATCCGGGTGGTCCAGGAGCGACGCACGGGCGACCGGCGCCGGTCGGAGCGCACCTCACCGCTCGAGCGCCGCCGCCGCGATCGGCGCTCGAGACCGCTGGTCGACGCCGAGCTGCGACGCTTCGGCTTCGCGATCGTGAACCTTCTCGACTGA